In one Drosophila pseudoobscura strain MV-25-SWS-2005 chromosome X, UCI_Dpse_MV25, whole genome shotgun sequence genomic region, the following are encoded:
- the LOC117185052 gene encoding uncharacterized protein: SEQIYNETLESVKDSFPQYIRELEGVADGAEVEFHKLFLLHLDDILPQALKLQPRNNNQPTGCSTIIVNQKNCRLLGHTEDALTEPLNHYYFVDAHIISDKPQGKYNVKEEHFMSLCYAGHLPGYTMNQNYHGLVFTINTSSAELLRSGKTPRHFLTRALLATSNVDDAFRVLRDAGVGAADACSINFTFLADPRQIFYNVEMAPSPDRKNESLLNIKEIPLGNHNYHVNQFDRIHQDQANALMVESSVSRMQAFGTYKPPSSEQDVRHMLGDVSGGLYCVWRENGSCDEVVKTIAVGIFDLTARTMSLYSDNPSQTEPHCRLPLLFK; the protein is encoded by the exons TCAGAGCAAATCTATAATGAGACCCTGGAGTCGGTGAAGGATAGTTTCCCCCAGTATATACGCGAGCTGGAGGGCGTGGCCGATGGTGCGGAGGTGGAATTCCATAAG CTCTTTCTGCTGCACCTTGACGACATCTTGCCGCAGGCATTGAAGCTTCAGCCGCGCAACAATAACCAGCCGACTGGCTGCTCCACAATCATTGTCAACCAAAAGAATTGC CGACTGTTGGGCCACACCGAGGATGCCCTGACGGAGCCCCTTAATCATTACTATTTTGTTGACGCGCACATCATCAGCGACAAGCCGCAGGGCAAATACAATGTCAAGGAGGAGCACTTTATGTCCCTGTGCTACGCCGGACACTTGCCCGGCTACACCATGAATCAGAATTACCATGGCCTGGTCTTCACCATCAATACGAGCAGTGCGGAGCTGTTGCGCAGTGGCAAGACAC CGAGACACTTCTTGACACGAGCCCTGCTGGCCACCAGCAATGTGGACGATGCTTTTAGGGTGCTCAGGGACGCAGGTGTGGGAGCAGCCGATGCCTGCTCCATTAACTTTACCTTTTTGGC CGATCCCCGCCAGATATTCTACAATGTGGAGATGGCGCCTTCGCCAGACCGTAAGAATGAGTCGCTTTTGAACATCAAGGAGATACCCTTGGGTAATCATAACTACCATGTGAATCA ATTCGATCGCATTCACCAGGATCAGGCCAACGCTCTGATGGTCGAGTCCAGCGTGTCGCGAATGCAGGCGTTCGGCACCTACAAGCCGCCATCGAGCGAGCAGGATGTGCGCCACATGCTGGGCGATGTCTCTGGGGGATTGTATTGCGTGTGGCGCGAGAATGGCAGCTGTGACGAGGTGGTCAAAACCATTGCCGTTGGCATTTTCGATCTCACCGCTAGGACCATGTCGCTCTATTCGGACAATCCCAGTCAGACGGAGCCTCACTGCAGGTTGCCTCTGCTCTTCAAGTAG
- the LOC117185053 gene encoding uncharacterized protein: SEQIYNETLESVKDSFPQYIRELEGVADGAEVEFHKLFLLHLDDILPQALKLQPRNNNQPTGCSTIIVNQKNCRLLGHTEDALTETLNHYYFVDAHIISDKPQGKYNVKEEHFMSLCYAGHLPGYTMNQNYHGLVFTINTISAELLRSGKTPRHFLTRALLATSNVDDAFRVLRDAGVGAADACSINFTFLADPRQMFYNVEMAPSPDRKNESLLNIKEIPLGNHNYHVNQFDRIHQDQANALMVESSVSRMQAFGTYKPPSSEQDVRHMLGDVSGGLYCVWRENGSCDEVVKTIAVGIFDLTARTMSLYSDNPSQTEPHCRLPLLFK, encoded by the exons TCAGAGCAAATCTATAATGAGACCCTGGAGTCGGTGAAGGATAGTTTCCCCCAGTATATACGCGAGCTGGAGGGCGTGGCCGATGGTGCGGAGGTGGAATTCCATAAG CTCTTTCTGCTGCACCTTGACGACATCTTGCCGCAGGCATTGAAGCTTCAGCCGCGCAACAATAACCAGCCGACTGGCTGCTCCACAATCATTGTCAACCAAAAGAATTGC CGACTGTTGGGCCACACCGAGGATGCCCTGACGGAGACCCTCAATCATTACTATTTTGTTGACGCGCACATCATAAGCGACAAGCCGCAGGGCAAATACAATGTCAAGGAGGAGCACTTTATGTCCCTGTGCTACGCCGGACACTTGCCCGGCTACACCATGAATCAGAATTACCATGGCCTGGTCTTCACCATCAATACGATCAGTGCGGAGCTGTTGCGCAGTGGCAAGACAC CGAGACACTTCTTGACACGAGCCCTGCTGGCCACCAGCAATGTGGACGATGCTTTTAGGGTGCTCAGGGACGCAGGTGTGGGAGCAGCCGATGCCTGCTCCATTAACTTTACCTTTTTGGC CGATCCCCGCCAGATGTTCTACAATGTGGAGATGGCGCCTTCGCCAGACCGTAAGAATGAGTCGCTTTTGAACATCAAGGAGATACCCTTGGGTAATCATAACTACCATGTGAATCA ATTCGATCGCATTCACCAGGATCAGGCCAACGCTCTGATGGTCGAGTCCAGCGTGTCGCGAATGCAGGCGTTCGGCACCTACAAGCCGCCATCGAGCGAGCAGGATGTGCGCCACATGCTGGGCGATGTCTCTGGGGGATTGTATTGCGTGTGGCGCGAGAATGGCAGCTGTGACGAGGTGGTCAAAACCATTGCCGTTGGCATTTTCGATCTCACCGCTAGGACCATGTCGCTCTATTCGGACAATCCCAGTCAGACGGAGCCTCACTGCAGGTTGCCTCTGCTCTTCAAGTAG
- the LOC117185214 gene encoding uncharacterized protein has product MNGQNRKREWQAGRGEDLTPDDRIELIAELMAKLDGVNFVADFLHIRRLKLLITDCLPDRKEQLLRILIGYVNRPPSPATTSYAKIVSLLSNDLGSLMVDCIRALRAVQEKALIDGKWDNARGLEYFLAELSK; this is encoded by the coding sequence ATGAACGGTCAGAATCGCAAGAGGGAGTGGCAAGCTGGGCGCGGTGAGGATCTCACCCCCGACGACCGTATTGAACTGATTGCCGAGTTGATGGCTAAACTAGACGGCGTCAATTTCGTCGCCGACTTTTTACACATCCGTCGACTGAAACTGCTGATCACCGACTGCCTGCCCGACCGCAAGGAGCAGCTGCTACGCATTCTCATAGGCTATGTGAACCGGCCCCCCAGCCCGGCCACAACTAGCTACGCCAAAATTGTGAGTCTCCTCAGCAACGACCTTGGTTCCTTGATGGTCGACTGCATCCGTGCCCTGAGGGCGGTCCAAGAGAAGGCACTCATCGATGGCAAGTGGGACAACGCGCGCGGCCTGGAGTACTTCTTAGCCGAGCTAAGCAAGTGA
- the LOC117185047 gene encoding uncharacterized protein, whose amino-acid sequence RLADLFLLHLDDILPQALKLQPRNNNQPTGCSTIIVNQKNCRLLGHTEDALTETLNHYYFVDAHIISDKPQGKYNVKEEHFMSLCYAGYLPGYTMNQNYHGLVFTINTSSAELLRSGKTPRHFLTRALLATSNVDDAFRVLRDAGVGAADACSINFTFLADPRQMFYNVEMAPSPDRKNESLLNIKEIPLGNHNYHVNQFDRIHQDQANALMVESSVSRMQAFGTYKPPSSEQDVRHMLGDVSGGLYCVWRENGSCDEVVKTIAVGIFDLTARTMSLYSDNPSQTEPHCRLPLLFK is encoded by the exons AGATTAGCAGAC CTCTTTCTGCTGCACCTTGACGACATCTTGCCGCAGGCATTGAAGCTTCAGCCGCGCAACAATAACCAGCCGACTGGCTGCTCCACAATCATTGTCAACCAAAAGAATTGC CGACTGTTGGGCCACACCGAGGATGCCCTGACGGAGACCCTCAATCATTACTATTTTGTTGACGCGCACATCATCAGCGACAAGCCGCAGGGCAAATACAATGTCAAGGAGGAGCACTTTATGTCCCTGTGCTACGCCGGATACTTGCCCGGCTACACCATGAATCAGAATTACCATGGCCTGGTCTTCACCATCAATACGAGCAGTGCGGAGCTGTTGCGCAGTGGCAAGACAC CGAGACACTTCTTGACACGAGCCCTGCTGGCCACCAGCAATGTGGACGATGCTTTTAGGGTGCTCAGGGACGCAGGTGTGGGAGCAGCCGATGCCTGCTCCATTAACTTTACCTTTTTGGC CGATCCCCGCCAGATGTTCTACAATGTGGAGATGGCGCCTTCGCCAGACCGTAAGAATGAGTCGCTTTTGAACATCAAGGAGATACCCTTGGGTAATCATAACTACCATGTGAATCA ATTCGATCGCATTCACCAGGATCAGGCCAACGCTCTGATGGTCGAGTCCAGCGTGTCGCGAATGCAGGCGTTCGGCACCTACAAGCCGCCATCGAGCGAGCAGGATGTGCGCCACATGCTGGGCGATGTCTCTGGGGGATTGTATTGCGTGTGGCGCGAGAATGGCAGCTGTGACGAGGTGGTCAAAACCATTGCCGTTGGCATTTTCGATCTCACCGCTAGGACCATGTCGCTCTATTCGGACAATCCCAGTCAGACGGAGCCTCACTGCAGGTTGCCTCTGCTCTTCAAGTAG
- the LOC26533227 gene encoding uncharacterized protein translates to MFFREKEKIADDDELLTPSQHKVHGTRYTPHATRYTPHGAVRRLGCSVAGVQVLDGGLRLGLWLWLTRLFLLHLDDILPQALKLQPRNNNQPTGCSTIIVNQKNSRLLGHTEDALTETLNHYYFVDAHIISDKPQGKYNVKEEHFMSLCYAGHLPGYTMNQNYHGLVFTINTSSAELLRSGKTPRHFLTRALLATSNVDDAFRVLRDAGVGAADACSINFISAA, encoded by the exons ATGTTCTtcagggaaaaagaaaagatcgCTGATGATGACGAGTTGTTAA CTCCATCGCAGCACAAGGTACACGGTACACGGTAcacgccacacgccacacggTACACCCCACACGGTGCGGTGCGTCGTCTTGGCTGTTCTGTGGCTGGTGTGCAGGTGCTGGACGGGGGTCTGAGGCTgggactgtggctgtggctaacACGG CTCTTTCTGCTGCACCTTGACGACATCTTGCCGCAGGCATTGAAGCTTCAGCCGCGCAACAATAACCAGCCGACTGGCTGCTCCACAATCATTGTCAACCAAAAGAATAGC CGACTGTTGGGCCACACCGAGGATGCCCTGACGGAGACCCTCAATCATTACTATTTTGTTGACGCGCACATCATCAGCGACAAGCCGCAGGGCAAATACAATGTCAAGGAGGAGCACTTTATGTCCCTGTGCTACGCCGGACACTTGCCCGGCTACACCATGAATCAGAATTACCATGGCCTGGTCTTCACCATCAATACGAGCAGTGCGGAGCTGTTGCGCAGTGGCAAGACAC CGAGACACTTCTTGACACGAGCCCTGCTGGCCACCAGCAATGTGGACGATGCTTTTAGGGTGCTCAGGGACGCAGGTGTGGGAGCAGCCGATGCCTGCTCCATTAACTTCATTAGCGCAGCTTGA
- the LOC117185213 gene encoding uncharacterized protein, with product MNGQNRKREWQAGRGEDLTPDDRIELIAELMAKLDGVNFVADFLHIRRLKLLITDCLPDRKEQLLRILIGYVNRPPSPATTSYAKIVSLLSNDLGSLMVDCIRALRAVQEKALIDGKWDNARGLEYFLAELSK from the coding sequence ATGAACGGTCAGAATCGCAAGAGGGAGTGGCAAGCTGGGCGCGGTGAGGATCTCACCCCCGACGACCGTATTGAACTGATTGCCGAGTTGATGGCTAAACTAGACGGCGTCAATTTCGTCGCCGACTTTTTACACATCCGTCGACTGAAACTGCTGATCACCGACTGCCTGCCCGACCGCAAGGAGCAGCTGCTACGCATTCTCATAGGCTATGTGAACCGGCCCCCCAGCCCGGCCACAACTAGCTACGCCAAAATTGTGAGTCTCCTCAGCAACGACCTTGGTTCCTTGATGGTCGACTGCATCCGCGCCCTGAGGGCGGTCCAAGAGAAGGCACTCATCGATGGCAAGTGGGACAACGCGCGCGGCCTGGAGTACTTCTTAGCCGAGCTAAGCAAGTGA